From Lolium perenne isolate Kyuss_39 chromosome 5, Kyuss_2.0, whole genome shotgun sequence, a single genomic window includes:
- the LOC127302957 gene encoding uncharacterized protein has translation MGGDHGGHGAGGGGDFRQKVWSMTGGPNCRPVHWRRNTAIAMLGVFLVCIPIAMKSAELEQRPHHPVRPIPSQLWCKNFGKKEY, from the exons ATGGGCggcgaccatggcggccacggcgccgGAGGGGGCGGCGACTTCCGGCAGAAGGTGTGGAGCATGACGGGCGGGCCCAACTGCCGGCCCGTCCACTGGCGCCGCAACACCGCCATCGCCATGCTCGGCGTCTTCCTCGTCTGCATCCCCATCGCCATGAAATCCGCCGAGCTAGAG CAACGCCCGCATCACCCAGTCCGGCCGATCCCGTCTCAACTATGGTGCAAAAACTTCGGCAAGAAGGAGTACTGA
- the LOC127302958 gene encoding E3 ubiquitin-protein ligase listerin — MGKSRGRASSSGLAASLLPEAQGAVPVVGFGGYHGASRVEPAASSSSADPDGPVRLPPDVDAEVLQHLRRLGRKDPTTKLKALSTLSMLFAQKPGEEVVQIVPQWAFEYKRLLLDYNRDVRRATNDTMASLVSAVKKGLAPHLKSLMGPWWFSQFDPATEVAQAGRRSFEAAFPQSDRRMDALMLCVKETFLYLNENLKLTTQALSDKVTPMDELEDMHERVISSSLLAMATLIDILLGVKLQSDGGDSMNTESKSHSKVRSATLSSAEAALSMHKYFIDFLRSKSAVIRSATYTLLTSYVKYVPNVFNEEAMKILSSTLLGAFSEKDPLCHSAMWDAVLVFSRRFPEAWSYCNIQKVVLNRFWQFLQNGCYGSKQASYPLIVQFLDSIPPKEVATEQFAFEFLKHLWAGRNQRQLSAADSLAFFTAFKQSFLWFLKNAPRNSVGDSSDYIRNRLITNVLVKMVWQDYLQLSLSKNMDVVPSLLSQEAATDDQQLSHKKSLLAANVRHPIYYYQDLGKCIAEILDDISVTERHLLETACESLLRDYLDIVQQGEKLSKFQDHVNQLVSFFRSLDILVVQNGRTWPLENLARPLVERSLPAIKSMDSPSLVELLLVLVEIFGPAPLFLKSSEINDDKSYVEPYLSLFDADFVPWCLDGKYSTCSSKIDLLLSLIQEECFFDQWCLIIKHTRAKQKQSVDHKISHTKGQFELLTLILQKVRERIAGGKMKNLQRSGSLPEHWRHDLLDSVAVSVFCDLPATDSHVHFLCAALGGSSQDDQICFLSAEAVCKIRGSILKSLASVLITSTFEWTKSSRFLLLPMEHEHSKILGEQSLSANLEIAQLAFQVLERSLFALKTHEEDSVFSHILSALFIIEWECSMALVLAEESDLKGHKEEINVEALMCNTSDDHLDETVHLKANLAERIHAFRQSLIPSFWNDLHSGTLNRLVNILAQSVRYAVFDTVDLPIDRTAVLCSEWVVDMLRLICLDHIKLQSFFDALLSEGEYWPLWVKPSLQNGHASVKIQREPLTTDGTELKHQRFVAFVDKLVLNLSFGEVILAPLSSFSRAWVAAEMICTWNWKGGSAFSTFLPSLVQYMKTEPGLEVSFVSLLLDTLLEGALMHESSDWALFNSWHLSDSEIEKIQDRFLRSLVALLFTAYTKESVLRESDAHVLFEQLRSSLFIGSAVNRKCLRTLPFVMSTIIKPLTEKVRLNEASPCTDLLGKSILSWLEEAISCLSSSPREVAQQDIEDWMQVVLSCFPLKITGGTSKLIVKFEREISDAETSLLLTLFSRYQTFYGSADPSLSSRETILSKTVELLGVKLTAVMVGYCWTKLGETDWCFVFRILRKWIESSVLLVEEMTDNINDAAVNQTSAQDILEKLKLIACTMEDLTFTFAESALVTLCHLNLVDNLHETDNSPNLQLIRSGEYAESNDKMMENILRLFLASGVSEAIAGSCSEEASSIIASSRVDHLHFWELVASFIIDASPQIRRSALDSMKLWGLTKESVSGLYSILFSSEPISHLQFAAYSLLMSEPLCQLSLVKGSSVGEIGEIPSSSQESEMGQNIESIPDSEKALYLRDELTALIEMPTSELVKTDLVALERVNVFVAWALVLSHLQLLPLSSATREKVLQYVQDKISPSILDCIFQHIPLKTAAPSGKKKDVELMPEARAAAEASKGAITTCSLLPYVESLWPVGVLQMASLAGSLYGMMIRLLPSYVRTWFTSLRDRSLSYSIESFTRAWCSPPLLLDEFSQVKESIYVDETFSVSVNRSAYEIIATYKKEETGIDLVIRLPSCYPLRHVDVECTRSLGISEVKCRKWLLSLTSFVRNQNGAIAEAIRTWKSNFDKEFEGIEECPICYSILHTSNHSLPRLACKTCRHKFHGACLYKWFSTSNKSTCPLCQTPF; from the exons ATGGGGAAGAGCAGGGGGCGGGCGTCCAGCAGCGGCCTGGCGGCGTCGCTGCTGCCGGAGGCCCAGGGCGCCGTCCCCGTCGTGGGGTTCGGGGGCTACCACGGCGCCTCCCGCGTCGagcccgccgcctcctcctcctccgccgaccCCGACGGCCCGGTCCGCCTGCCGCCC GACGTGGATGCCGAGGTGCTGCAGCACCTGAGGAGGCTGGGAAGGAAGGACCCCACAACCAAG CTCAAGGCATTATCTACCCTCTCCATGCTCTTTGCGCAAAAGCCTGGCGAGGAAGTCGTGCAAATAGTACCACAATGG GCATTCGAGTACAAGAGGTTGCTGCTTGACTACAACAGAGACGTCCGTCGTGCTACTAATGATACCATGGCTAGCCTAGTGTCCGCAGTCAA GAAGGGTCTAGCTCCACATCTCAAGTCTTTGATGGGTCCTTGGTGGTTTTCTCAGTTTGACCCTGCTACTGAGGTTGCACAGGCTGGCCGACGTTCATTTGAG GCAGCATTCCCACAATCAGACAGAAGGATGGATGCCTTAATGCTATGTGTGAAGGAGACGTTTCTGTACCTAAATGAGAATCTTAAGTTAACAACACAAGCCTTATCTGACAAGGTTACACCGATGGATGAATTGGAAGATATGCATGAGAGG GTAATATCATCGTCACTGTTAGCAATGGCAACTCTTATTGACATTTTGTTAGGAGTAAAATTACAAAGTGATGGCGGTGACAGTATGAATACCGAAAGCAAAAGTCATTCAAAAGTTCGATCTGCTACATTGTCTTCTGCTGAAGCTGCACTTTCTATGCATAAATATTTTATTGATTTTCTGAGGTCTAAAAGTGCTGTTATACGGTCGGCTACATATACTCTGCTTACAAGTTATGTCAAATATGTTCCTAATGTTTTCAATGAAGAAGCCATGAAGATACTATCTTCTACTCTGCTTGGTGCCTTCAGTGAGAAGGACCCATTGTGTCACTCTGCTATGTGGGATGCAGTTCTTGTTTTTTCTAGAAGGTTTCCAGAGGCTTGGTCCTATTGCAATATTCAGAAGGTTGTGCTCAATCGGTTTTGGCAGTTCCTACAAAATGGATGCTACGGGTCTAAACAGGCCTCATACCCTCTAATTGTTCAGTTTTTGGATTCTATACCACCTAAAGAAGTTGCTACAGAGCAATTTGCTTTCGAATTCTTAAAACATCTTTGGGCTGGTAGAAACCAGAGGCAGTTATCAGCTGCTGACAGTTTGGCTTTCTTTACTGCCTTCAAACagagttttttgtggtttcttaaaAATGCGCCGAG AAATTCTGTAGGAGATTCTTCAGACTATATTCGCAACAGACTTATAACCAATGTTCTTGTCAAAATGGTTTGGCAAGATTACCTTCAATTATCATTATCAAAAAACATGGATGTAGTTCCCAGTTTGTTGTCTCAAGAAGCAGCTACTGATGATCAACAGCTATCTCATAAAAAGTCATTGTTGGCAGCCAATGTGCGCCACCCTATTTACTATTATCAGGATTTGGGGAAATGTATCGCTGAAATATTGGATGACATTTCGGTTACTGAAAGGCATTTGTTGGAAACTGCTTGTGAGTCTCTGTTGAGGGACTATTTGGACATAGTTCAGCAAGGGGAGAAGCTATCAAAATTTCAGGATCACGTCAACCAACTTGTATCTTTCTTTCGTTCTTTAGATATACTCGTTGTACAGAATGGCAGGACATGGCCGCTGGAAAACTTAGCAAGACCACTGGTTGAACGTTCTCTGCCAGCTATTAAGTCAATG GACTCCCCAAGTCTTGTTGAACTCCTTTTAGTTTTGGTTGAAATATTCGGGCCTGCCCCCCTGTTCTTGAAGAGTTCTGAGATAAATGATGATAAATCATATGTTGAGCCTTATCTGAGTTTATTCGATGCTGATTTTGTCCCTTGGTGCTTGGATGGGAAGTATAGCACCTGCAGCTCAAAGATTGATTTATTGCTGTCTTTAATTCAAGAAGAGTGCTTCTTTGACCAGTGGTGTTTGATCATCAAACATACTAGAGCTAAACAAAAGCAATCTGTCGATCATAAAATCTCACACACTAAAGGCCAATTTGAACTGCTCACACTTATACTTCAAAAAGTCAGAGAAAGAATTGCTGGTGGAAAGATGAAAAATTTGCAGAGAAGTGGTTCCCTGCCAGAACATTGGCGACATGATCTATTGGATTCTGTTGCAGTTTCTGTCTTCTGTGATCTGCCTGCTACAGATTCTCATGTACATTTTCTATG TGCTGCACTTGGTGGCTCCAGTCAAGATGATCAAATTTGTTTTCTTTCTGCTGAGGCTGTTTGCAAAATTCGTGGATCCATTTTGAAGTCTTTGGCATCGGTACTCATCACATCAACTTTTGAGTGGACAAAGTCTTCACGTTTTCTGTTGTTGCCCATGGAACATGAGCATTCCAAGATTCTAGGGGAACAGTCCTTGTCAGCAAACCTTGAGATAGCTCAGCTTGCTTTTCAAGTTCTCGAGCGTAGCTTGTTTGCCCTAAAGACACATGAGGAAGATTCTGTTTTTTCTCATATTCTGTCTGCTCTGTTCATCATCGAATGGGAATGCAGCATGGCTTTAGTTCTTGCAGAAGAGAGTGATTTGAAAGGTCATAAGGAAGAAATCAATGTTGAGGCTTTGATGTGCAATACTTCAGATGATCATTTGGATGAGACGGTACATCTGAAGGCTAACCTTGCAGAACGTATACATGCTTTTCGCCAAAGCTTAATTCCATCCTTTTGGAATGACCTTCATTCAGGCACTTTGAATAGGCTGGTGAATATTCTAGCTCAGTCTGTCAGGTATGCTGTATTTGACACGGTAGACTTGCCTATTGATAGGACAGCAGTCTTATGTTCTGAGTGGGTGGTGGACATGTTGAGACTCATTTGTCTTGATCACATAAAGTTGCAAAGCTTTTTTGATGCTTTGTTATCTGAGGGAGAATATTGGCCGCTCTGGGTGAAACCTTCTTTACAGAATGGCCATGCATCAGTGAAGATCCAACGCGAGCCGCTTACAACAGATGGAACT GAACTTAAACATCAGCGGTTCGTTGCTTTTGTTGACAAGCTTGTCCTAAACCTCAGCTTTGGTGAAGTGATTTTAGCACCTCTTTCTTCCTTCTCTAGAGCATGGGTTGCTGCAGAGATGATTTGCACTTGGAACTGGAAAGGAGGAAGTGCATTTAGCACATTCTTACCTTCTCTTGTTCAGTACATGAAAACAGAGCCAGGTCTTGAGGTCAGCTTCGTGTCCCTGTTGCTTGACACATTGCTAGAAGGGGCCCTTATGCACGAGAGTAGTGACTGGGCACTGTTCAATTCTTGGCACCTCTCTGACAGTGAGATTGAGAAAATTCAAGACCGTTTTCTGCGTTCTCTTGTGGCTTTGTTATTTACTGCTTACACCAAGGAATCTGTTTTGAGAGAATCCGATGCACATGTACTTTTTGAACAGCTACGGAGTAGTCTTTTTATTGGTTCAGCAGTAAATAGAAAATGTTTAAGGACTCTTCCCTTTGTCATGAGTACAATCATCAAGCCCTTGACAGAAAAAGTGAGATTGAATGAAGCTTCTCCGTGCACTGATTTGTTGGGGAAAAGCATATTGAGTTGGCTTGAGGAAGCCATCTCTTGTTTGTCATCGAGCCCAAGGGAAGTAGCACAACAAG ATATCGAGGATTGGATGCAAGTGGTGTTATCTTGCTTCCCATTGAAGATAACAGGAGGAACATCAAAACTGATAGTTAAGTTTGAACGTGAGATCAGCGATGCAGAAACATCATTACTGCTTACTTTGTTTTCGAGGTACCAGACTTTCTATGGTAGCGCAGATCCATCTCTGTCCTCTAGGGAAACTATCCTATCAAAAACTGTTGAACTTTTGGGAGTGAAACTAACAGCAGTTATGGTTGGTTATTGCTGGACAAAACTTGGTGAAACTGATTGGTGTTTTGTGTTCCGTATTCTACGTAAGTGGATAGAATCGTCTGTATTACTTGTTGAAGAAATGACAGACAACATCAATGATGCTGCGGTAAACCAGACATCCGCTCAAGATATCTTGGAGAAGCTTAAATTGATAGCTTGCACTATGGAAGACCTAACATTTACTTTTGCTGAATCCGCTTTGGTTACACTGTGCCACCTCAACCTTGTTGACAATCTCCATGAAACGGATAATTCCCCAAATCTGCAGCTTATTAGGTCAGGGGAGTATGCAGAGAgtaatgacaagatgatggagaaTATCCTCCGTTTGTTCTTGGCTTCTGGTGTTTCAGAAGCAATTGCGGGATCGTGTAGTGAAGAGGCTTCATCCATCATAGCTTCAAGTCGTGTGGATCATCTGCATTTCTGGGAGCTAGTGGCATCATTCATCATCGATGCTTCACCACAGATTAGAAGATCTGCACTGGACTCCATGAAACTGTGGGGGCTTACCAAGGAATCCGTCAGTGGACTATATTCAATTCTTTTCTCCTCAGAGCCAATATCTCATCTACAGTTTGCAGCATACTCTCTACTTATGTCTGAGCCGCTCTGTCAACTTTCATTAGTCAAAGGGTCATCTGTAGGAGAAATAGGAGAAATCCCTTCGTCATCTCAGGAGTCTGAAATGGGTCAAAATATTGAGTCGATACCAGATTCTGAGAAGGCCCTATACCTCAGAGATGAATTAACGGCCTTGATTGAGATGCCTACTTCTGAACTGGTCAAAACGGATCTGGTTGCTCTAGAAAGG GTTAATGTCTTTGTTGCCTGGGCATTGGTGTTGTCTCACCTGCAGTTACTGCCATTATCATCCGCTACCAGGGAAAAAGTACTTCAGTATGTACAAGATAAGATTAGTCCGAGCATATTGGATTGCATTTTCCAGCATATCCCATTAAAGACTGCTGCACCTAGCGGGAAGAAAAAAGATGTTGAACTCATGCCTGAAGCAAGagctgctgccgaagcttctaagGGTGCCATCACTACATGTTCACTGCTGCCATATGTGGAATCTCTTTGGCCTGTTGGGGTTTTGCAAATGGCCTCACTTGCAGGGTCATTGTATGGGATGATGATTAGACTACTGCCTTCCTATGTACGCACATGGTTTACTAGCTTGAGAGATCGTTCGCTGTCCTACTCAATCGAGTCCTTCACTAGAGCATGGTGCAGTCCTCCTCTGCTACTAGACGAGTTCTCTCAG GTTAAGGAATCTATTTATGTTGATGAAACTTTCTCAGTTAGCGTGAACCGATCGGCTTACGAAATCATTGCTACATACAAGAAGGAAGAAACAGGTATCGATCTTGTCATACGTCTTCCGAGCTGCTACCCTCTGCGGCATGTTGATGTAGAGTGCACGAGAAGCCTGGGTATCAGCGAAGTGAAGTGCAGGAAATGGCTGCTCTCTCTGACATCATTTGTCCGCAACCAG AACGGCGCGATCGCGGAGGCGATCCGGACGTGGAAGAGCAACTTCGACAAGGAGTTTGAGGGCATCGAGGAGTGCCCGATCTGCTACAGCATCCTCCACACGAGCAACCACAGCTTGCCGCGGCTGGCGTGCAAGACGTGCAGGCACAAGTTCCACGGCGCCTGCCTCTACAAGTGGTTCTCGACCTCCAACAAGTCGACGTGCCCGCTGTGCCAGACCCCTTTTTAG